The DNA sequence CTGAGCCCAACTCCAGCACCAGCCCCGGCACCCGACTACGTGAACCTCACCGAGTTGCTCAGTGTTGCTGGTCCATTTCACACCTTCCTTGGATACCTTGAGTCCACCAAAGTGATTGACACTTTCCAAAACCAAGCCAACAACACTGAAGAAGGAATTACCATCTTTGTTCCTAAGGACAGTGCCTTCAATGCTGTAAAGAAAACTGTCCTATCCAACCTCACCTCTGACCAGCTAAAGCAAGTGATCCTCTTCCATGCCTTGCCACATTTCTATTCTCTTGCTGAGTTCACAAGCCTTAGCCAAACCAGCTCTACTCCCACATTTGCCGGAGGGGATTACACTTTGAATTTCACTGATGATTCTGGGACAGTGCACATTAGTTCAGGATGGTCTAAGACCAAGGTGAGCAGTGCTGTTCATGCCACAGATCCTGTTGCAATATATCAAGTTGACAAGGTGCTACTCCCTGAGGCCATTCTTGGCACTAATATACCTCCTGCACCTGCTCCTGCACCAACTCCTGATATTGCCCCTGCTGCTGATTCTCCAACTGAACACAGTGCAGATAGCAAagcatcatctccatcatctaCTCATGATGACTCCTCTTCTCACAAGTTCATCAGCTATGGAATCTGGGCCAACCTTGTCTTGGCAACTTTTGGTGTGCTGGTGCTCTTCTGATGGCACTCTTCctattgaatatttaatttagatTATATTTATGTATCTACATTTGGTGCCACTTGCTTTGATTTGAATCCATTTTTTTGAACATAAGTGTTATTCAATATATGTATGAATGTGATTTCTtctattatactatttttttgttaaatctcGTAGCATGTGGATGTCATGTGATGTGGTTGCCATGTTATTATGACTGTATCTACCTTTTTTGAGAGTTTAATGCCATCACTTAAAGTTAA is a window from the Glycine max cultivar Williams 82 chromosome 2, Glycine_max_v4.0, whole genome shotgun sequence genome containing:
- the LOC100801468 gene encoding fasciclin-like arabinogalactan protein 7-like isoform X1, whose protein sequence is MAFSMVFIVSNIMLLFSSAFAKTASPPSLSPTPAPAPAPDYVNLTELLSVAGPFHTFLGYLESTKVIDTFQNQANNTEEGITIFVPKDSAFNAVKKTVLSNLTSDQLKQVILFHALPHFYSLAEFTSLSQTSSTPTFAGGDYTLNFTDDSGTVHISSGWSKTKVSSAVHATDPVAIYQVDKVLLPEAILGTNIPPAPAPAPTPDIAPAADSPTEHSADSKASSPSSTHDDSSSHKFISYGIWANLVLATFGVLVLF